The following coding sequences lie in one Rutidosis leptorrhynchoides isolate AG116_Rl617_1_P2 chromosome 4, CSIRO_AGI_Rlap_v1, whole genome shotgun sequence genomic window:
- the LOC139841005 gene encoding uncharacterized protein, whose translation MAGEFAELISLMNSVVMVPDKIDSWRWTLSGNGIFITKILSDVITTKLLGAGTNCFETMRNDLVPKKVEVFVWRAKRRRLPVLSELNKRGIDLHSVRCPLCDDDIETVDHFLFLCQDVLDIWAKVRNWWGLNGSSAFGIGDAFNGHSALQMTSLGAKIWQGVEWTCGYLIWKNRNQKVFKNKCWNPPVVLNEIQVKSFEWIAKRCRTKKIDWFT comes from the coding sequence ATGGCTGGTGAGTTTGCTGAGCTTATCAGTTTGATGAATTCGGTGGTGATGGTGCCGGACAAAATCGATTCGTGGCGTTGGACGTTAAGTGGTAATGGTATTTTTATAACTAAAATCCTTTCTGATGTTATTACAACAAAACTCCTAGGTGCTGGAACAAACTGTTTTGAAACAATGCGTAATGATTTGGTACCTAAAAAAGTTGAGGTGTTCGTGTGGAGGGCTAAACGGAGGAGATTACCCGTGTTGTCGGAACTTAACAAACGCGGTATCGATCTTCATTCGGTTAGATGCCCTCTTTGTGATGATGATATAGAGACGGTTGATCATTTCCTTTTCCTATGTCAAGACGTGTTAGATATATGGGCAAAAGTGCGTAATTGGTGGGGTTTGAATGGGTCTAGTGCCTTCGGTATTGGTGATGCCTTTAATGGACATTCGGCGCTTCAAATGACTTCATTGGGTGCGAAGATTTGGCAAGGGGTAGAGTGGACGTGCGGGTATCTCATTTGGAAAAATCGGAACCAAAAGGTTTTTAAAAACAAATGTTGGAATCCTCCGGTTGTTCTAAATGAAATTCAAGTTAAAAGCTTTGAGTGGATCGCGAAACGTTGCAGGACAAAGAAGATCGATTGGTTTACTTGA